Proteins encoded by one window of Desulfovibrio ferrophilus:
- a CDS encoding sensor domain-containing diguanylate cyclase, protein MRSTRIPASIREKWQRWTDLLASITKASAVRVALADGDELLLVAASGENQPYKTGERLALSDSGGYCESVLRSADRLSVHDPEGDLTWHMLSPNWKRNPDMERGMVAYLGLPIVQPDGSACGTVSLLGRERTSFGAQAEALLAEFRTVAEQDLKMLSSEAMCHAFSQGTSEGVLLVDERPAVRECNQRFLDLWQLGGGEIDPDHFTGTIRTMAAKTTDPEVVEQHFRSQLSSADEGGLSIELCDGRTLRARSRPARDESGNVWGRVWLFSDETMDKGLDALTTVDAATGLTTRTHFLNVGHQEVSRAKRYGKELSLILMRLDGFSRAVQDHGREAGDVLLAKIAESGQQVVRNLDIFGRLENELLGVLLPETGQEGASAMAQRLQAVVNDGEHLAGAEPVHIKVQVGIATFSREMSTFESLLSLAETATTL, encoded by the coding sequence ATGAGAAGTACTCGCATTCCCGCCTCCATCAGGGAAAAGTGGCAGCGTTGGACCGATCTGCTGGCGTCGATCACAAAGGCATCTGCCGTGCGCGTTGCACTGGCGGACGGGGATGAGCTGTTGCTGGTGGCAGCCAGCGGCGAGAATCAGCCCTACAAGACCGGGGAGCGCCTCGCCCTGTCTGATTCGGGGGGCTACTGCGAATCCGTCCTCCGCTCGGCAGATCGCCTGAGTGTGCACGACCCCGAGGGGGATCTGACCTGGCATATGCTGAGTCCGAACTGGAAGCGCAATCCGGATATGGAGCGCGGCATGGTTGCCTATCTCGGTTTGCCCATTGTCCAGCCCGATGGAAGCGCCTGCGGGACTGTCAGCCTGCTGGGCCGTGAGCGTACCTCCTTCGGAGCACAGGCCGAGGCCCTGTTGGCCGAGTTCCGTACCGTGGCCGAACAGGATTTGAAGATGCTGAGTTCCGAGGCCATGTGCCACGCTTTCAGCCAGGGCACCTCCGAGGGGGTGCTGCTGGTGGACGAACGGCCCGCAGTGCGCGAATGCAACCAGCGCTTCTTGGACCTCTGGCAGTTGGGCGGCGGTGAGATTGATCCTGATCATTTCACGGGTACGATCCGCACCATGGCGGCCAAGACCACCGATCCCGAAGTCGTGGAACAGCATTTTCGCAGTCAGCTTTCCAGTGCGGACGAAGGCGGTCTGAGTATCGAACTCTGCGATGGTCGCACCCTGCGTGCCCGGTCGCGGCCCGCACGTGACGAATCCGGCAACGTCTGGGGGCGGGTCTGGCTGTTCAGTGACGAGACCATGGACAAGGGCCTTGATGCTCTGACCACGGTGGATGCGGCCACCGGACTGACCACGCGTACTCATTTCCTGAATGTCGGCCATCAGGAAGTCAGCCGGGCCAAGCGGTATGGCAAGGAGCTGTCCCTGATTCTGATGCGTCTGGATGGATTTTCAAGGGCCGTGCAGGATCATGGTCGCGAGGCTGGCGATGTGCTCCTGGCCAAGATCGCCGAGTCCGGCCAGCAGGTGGTGCGCAACCTCGATATCTTCGGGCGGTTGGAAAACGAACTGCTCGGAGTGCTGCTGCCCGAGACCGGTCAGGAAGGCGCTTCGGCCATGGCCCAGCGCCTGCAAGCAGTGGTCAACGATGGCGAGCATCTTGCCGGGGCAGAGCCCGTGCACATCAAGGTGCAGGTGGGCATTGCCACCTTCAGTCGCGAGATGTCGACGTTTGAGTCGTTGCTGAGTCTGGCTGAGACAGCCACGACCTTGTAG